One genomic region from Candidatus Equadaptatus faecalis encodes:
- the mnmE gene encoding tRNA uridine-5-carboxymethylaminomethyl(34) synthesis GTPase MnmE yields MNDIITALATAYGESGIAIVRISGEGSAALAERLLCGRKKLSEYPPRTMRLFTLCDNAEAFDEALAVRFEKGSSYTGEESVEIQCHGGMLPAQKCIEILCENGAGIAQPGEFTKRAFLNGRLDLSQAEAVLGIIKAKSGEALAASERTLQGKFTEEIKKFLELLTTLAAQLEVNIDFPEDDTGLLPAEEFAAEISDAVSYGNEIISRCRTGMLLREGINAAIAGKPNVGKSSLLNALLHEERAIVTEIPGTTRDKIEEQFLHKGISVRITDTAGIRNTEDKIEAIGIQTALKAVSDADIVIWLLDSSREFSEEDTKIRKELEGKKYITVLNKCDLPQKISEQEFAKSEILRISAATGEGIETLKDKIIALVSNGAILAESYGVSSRQLECLNLAVNSLKNAIEALNSGLGDDVTADCVATARRHAASLLGLDPAEKLLDTVFSDFCVGK; encoded by the coding sequence ATGAACGACATCATAACGGCACTGGCAACGGCATACGGCGAAAGCGGAATAGCGATTGTAAGAATTTCGGGGGAAGGCTCCGCCGCGCTTGCGGAACGGCTGCTTTGCGGCAGAAAAAAGCTTTCGGAATATCCGCCGCGCACAATGCGGCTTTTCACACTCTGCGATAACGCTGAAGCCTTTGATGAAGCTCTTGCCGTCCGTTTTGAAAAAGGCTCAAGCTACACGGGCGAAGAAAGCGTTGAAATACAGTGCCACGGCGGAATGCTTCCGGCGCAGAAATGCATTGAAATTTTATGCGAAAACGGGGCGGGAATCGCACAGCCAGGGGAATTTACAAAACGCGCGTTCCTGAACGGAAGGCTTGATTTGTCGCAGGCGGAAGCGGTACTCGGCATAATAAAAGCAAAAAGCGGCGAGGCGCTTGCCGCCTCTGAAAGGACGCTGCAGGGAAAATTTACGGAAGAAATAAAAAAATTTCTTGAACTCCTTACAACTCTCGCGGCGCAGCTTGAAGTCAACATAGACTTTCCGGAAGACGACACAGGGCTTCTGCCGGCAGAAGAATTTGCGGCAGAAATCTCGGACGCCGTCTCATACGGAAACGAAATAATTTCGCGCTGCCGCACGGGAATGCTTCTCAGGGAAGGCATAAACGCCGCCATAGCGGGAAAGCCCAACGTCGGCAAATCTTCTCTGCTGAACGCTCTGCTTCACGAAGAACGCGCAATCGTTACCGAAATTCCGGGCACAACGCGCGACAAAATTGAAGAGCAGTTCCTGCACAAGGGAATATCGGTGCGGATAACAGACACGGCAGGAATAAGAAACACCGAAGACAAAATCGAAGCAATAGGCATACAAACCGCATTAAAAGCCGTCAGCGACGCTGACATCGTAATATGGCTGCTTGACTCAAGCCGTGAATTTTCCGAAGAAGATACGAAAATCAGAAAAGAACTTGAAGGCAAAAAATATATTACGGTACTCAACAAATGCGACCTGCCGCAGAAAATATCGGAACAAGAATTCGCGAAAAGCGAAATTCTGCGAATTTCGGCGGCAACCGGCGAAGGCATAGAAACGCTGAAAGACAAAATAATTGCCCTCGTTTCTAACGGTGCGATACTTGCGGAAAGTTACGGCGTTTCGTCCCGTCAGCTCGAATGTCTTAACCTTGCTGTCAATTCTCTTAAAAACGCGATTGAAGCGCTCAATTCAGGACTTGGAGACGACGTTACCGCGGACTGCGTTGCAACCGCCCGCAGACACGCTGCTTCCCTGCTCGGACTTGACCCTGCTGAAAAACTGCTTGATACAGTATTTTCAGATTTCTGCGTAGGGAAATAG